TCGTCAACGACGGGAGCGGGCTGTCGCCGAAGAACCGCATCACGCCGGTCGCGCTCGCCAAGATCGTCTCGCTGGCCGCCGACGCCGACCATCCGGACCTGCGCTCCACCATTACCGGCATGCCCGTGGCCGGCTTCTCGGGCACGCTCGGCCCGCCCCGGTACACCGGGCAGGCGAGCCGCGCCGGAGCCGGGGTGGTCCGGGCCAAGACGGGGACGCTCTCGGGCGTCAGCACGCTCGCGGGGATCGTGCGCGACGCGGACGGCCGGTTGCTGGCCTTCGCGTTCATGCTGGGGGACGGCAAGGGGTGGGTGAACCCGCTGACGCTCGACCGGCTGGCGTCCGAGGTCGCCCGCTGCGGTTGCTGAACACGCGGCCGAACGCGCGGCTGAACGCGGCCGTCCGCGTGTGGGGAGTGCGCCACGGGAGATAACCAGAACGGTTGTTCGTTGAACGATCGTGCAGAGGCGCTACGGCGCCGTGTCGAAACGTACGGTGGAGTACATGAGCGCCTCAATGATCGACTGGAATGTGGCGGTCCAGGCGGGGACCCGGCTCGTCCGTCCGGGACCGCAGGTCAGCCACGCCGAGGCCCGTGAGGTCGTGGCGGAACTGCGCGAACTGTCCAAGCTGGCGCACGGGCACGTGCGGGAGTTCACCGGCATGCCCTCCGAACTCGACCCCGATCCGGCGACGATCGTGGACAGGCCCGGCTGGATCCGGGCGAACGTGGACGGCTTCCGGGTGGTGCTCGAACCGCTCATGGAGCAGATGTCGGAACGGCGCGGGCCGGGGCCGCTCGGAGGTGCGGGCAACCTGGTCGTGGACGCCGTCGGGTCGCGCGTGACCGGGGCGCAGGTCGGCGCGATCCTCGCCTACATGGCGAGCCGTGTGCTGGGGCAGTACGAACTGTTCCTTCCGCCCGACCCGGACGGACGAGCCCCGACGGGGCGGCTCACGCTCGTCGCGCCCAACATCGTCCACGTGGAACAGGAACTCCGCGTAGACCCGCGTGACTTCCGCCTGTGGGTCTGCCTGCACGAGGAGACGCACCGTGCGCAGTTCACGGCCGTCCCGTGGCTGCGCGAGTACGTCCAGAATCAGATGACCCAGTTCCTCCTGGCCTCCGACCTCGACCCGGGCGCGATGCTCGACCGGATCAAGGACGCGGCGGAGGCCGTCGCGGACGCCGTCCGGGGCGGGGAGTCCAACCTCATCGACGCCATCCAGAGCCCGGAGCAGCGCGAGATCCTCGACCGGCTGACCGCGGCGATGACGCTCGCCGAGGGCCACGGCGACTACGTGATGGACGCGGTCGGCCCGGAGGTCGTGCCGTCGGTGCAGCAGATCCGGAACCGTTTCCAGGGGCGCCGTGAGGGCGGCAGCCGGATGGACAAGACGATCCGGCGGCTCCTCGGCCTCGACCTGAAGATGAAGCAGTACGCGGAGGGGTCGCGGTTCGTCCGCCGGGTGGTGACCGAGGTGGGCATGAGCGGCTTCAACAAGGTCTGGGACTCGCCCGAGAGCCTGCCGACGCACGTGGAGATCAAGGAACCCGAACTGTGGATCGAACGCGTCGTCGGCCCGCGCGCCATCGACGCCGTTCCGCCGGAGGCGAACGAGGCTTGAGTGGGTCCTGATCCGGCCGTGGCGACGGTCCGTCTGGCGGTGCGGCGGATGCTGACGGACCTGCCGTCCCCGGACGGACCTGAGGACGGACCTGAGGGCGGACCTGCGGGACGGCCGGTCGGACGACCGGCGGGAATGGTGCTCGCCGCGTGCAGCGGTGGCGCGGACTCGCTGGCGCTCGCGGGGGCGCTCGCCTTCGTCGCTCCGAGGCTGGGCATTGCGGCGGGGGCCGTGACGATCGACCATGGCCTGCAAGAAGGGTCCGGCGCGCGCGCTGACGCCGTGGTGCGCACGCTCGCCGACTTGGGGTTGGATCCGGTCGGGTCTGTCGCCGTCACAGTGGGAACACAGGGCGGGATGGAGAATGCGGCTCGTGACGCCCGGTACGCGGCGTTGGACGATGCCGCACTTCGTCTGGGCGCCTCTGCGGTTCTCTTGGGACACACACTGAACGATCAGGCCGAGACGGTTCTGCTGGGGTTGGCGCGGGGATCGGGCGCACGATCGCTGTCCGGCATGCCGCCCGAGTTCACGCGCCGCGCCGTCGCACCGTCCGGCCGGCGGGACGTCTCGGACGTGCGCTACCTGCGCCCCCTGCTCGAGCTGGATCGGACGACCACACGCCGGGCCTGCCTGGCGATGGGGCTCGAACCCTGGGACGACCCCCACAACGACGATCCCGCCTACACGCGCGTGCGGGTACGAAGCGATGCCTTGCCTGCACTGGAAAAGGCTTTGGGGCCCGGTGTCACGGAGGCGCTGGCCCGCACGGCACGGATGCTGCGTGAGGACGCGGACGTCCTGGACGATCTGGCAACGCGCGCCTACGCGGACTTGGACGCCCCGGAACAGGGGTATGCCGTGGCCGTTCGGCTGGACGGCCTCGCGGAGTTGCCCAGGGCCGTCCGGACACGGGTACTGAGGACGGCCGCGGTCAAAGCGGGCAGCCCACCGGGTACGCTCGCGGCCGTCCATGTCGATGCGGTGGACCGGCTGGTCACGGCCTGGCACGGTCAGCGGCACGTCGACCTGCCCGGGGGGCTGAGGGCCTGCAGGCGGTATGGGAAGCTGCTGTTCGGCCCGGTCTGACGCCCGGTTCGCCGCGGCGCGGGCGTCCGCACGCCGACGGGTACGCCGGTCGGGCGCGATCACGACGATGAGGGTGGGGTTGTGGACGAGAAGGACCTGGGCGACGACCTGGCGAAGGTGCTGATCCCGGAGGCCGACCTGCAGGCCAAGGTGCGGGAGCTCGCCGGGCAGATCGACGCCGATTACGCGGGCCGGGACCTGCTCCTCGTCGGTGTCCTCAAGGGCGCCGTCATGATCATGGCGGACCTCGCGCGGGAGCTGCACACGCCCGCGTCGATGGACTGGATGGCGGTTTCGTCGTACGGGTCCGGCACGAAGTCGTCCGGCGTCGTGCGGATCCTCAAGGACCTGGACACCGACATCCTCGACCGCGACGTCCTGATCGTGGAGGACATCGTCGACTCGGGGCTGACGCTGTCGTGGCTGGTCAGCAACCTGCGTTCGCGCGGGCCTGCGTCTCTGGAGATCTGCGCGCTGCTCCGCAAGCCGGAGGCGGTCCAGGCCGATCTGGACGTGAAGTACATCGGGTTCGACATCCCGAACGAGTTCGTCATCGGATACGGGCTCGACTATGCGGAGCGTTACCGCAACCTTCCGTTCGTGGGGACCCTCGCGCCCCACGTCTACGGCGGCGACGGGGCCTGACCCTCACTCGGGTGAACCGGTAGGAACGAGACGTCAGGGAACAAGCGGCCGTGACGGATCGTTGCAAAGGTCGTTGACGGGTATAGGGAAAGGGCCAGGAGACAGCGCTGGCTGCGTCTTCCGCGCCCAGCGGTGTACCGTCGATGTCCCGGGTCCGTAGGGCCGGGGAGCCGAAGAAGGGGGACCGCCACGGTGGTCCGAAGCCACGGCGGGACCGTCGTTGGTCGCAGTGGCGTCCGTCCTCCGGGGCGGGCGAGGATCGCACACAGACGTTGGTCAGGAGGGACGGGCCCCGAAGGGGTAACCGGATAAATGGACGTGAAGCGCTACTTTCGCGGGCCGCTGCTGTGGATCCTGCTGTTCGGCCTCTTGATCGCCCTCGTCATGTGGGGGGTCAACCCCGGCCGCTCGTACGAGAAGGTCGACACCTCCAAGGTGGTCCAGGAGATCGCCCAGGGCAAGGTGAAGTCCGCCAAGATCATCGACAAGGATCAGCGGATCGAGGTCACGCTCAAGAGCGGTGAACAGCAGCAGGCTTCCTGGGTCAGCGGCCAGGGGCTCGAGCTCCAGAACCAGCTGCAGAAGCAGGCCGCCGCGGGCACCATGCCGGGCGGCTACGACATCGAGGTCCCGCAGCAGAGCATGTTCGTCAGCCTGCTGTTCAGCCTGCTGCCGATCGTCATCATCGTGCTGATCTTCCTGTTCATCATGAACCAGATGCAGGGCGGCGGCTCCCGGGTGATGAACTTCGGCAAGTCGAAGGCCAAACTCATCACCAAGGACACCCCGAAGACGACGTTCGCCGACGTCGCCGGGGCCGAGGAGGCACTCGAGGAACTCGAGGAGATCAAGGACTTCCTGCAGAACCCGGCGAAGTTCCAGTCGATCGGCGCGAAGATTCCCAAGGGCGTCCTGCTGTACGGCCCGCCCGGCACCGGTAAGACGCTGCTGGCGCGCGCCGTGGCCGGTGAGGCCGGCGTGCCCTTCTACTCGATCTCCGGTTCGGACTTCGTCGAGATGTTCGTCGGCGTCGGCGCGTCCCGCGTCCGCGACCTGTTCGAGCAGGCCAAGACGAACGCGCCGTCGATCATCTTCATCGACGAGATCGACGCCGTCGGACGGCACCGCGGTGCGGGTCTCGGCGGCGGCCACGACGAGCGGGAGCAGACCCTCAACCAGCTGCTCGTCGAGATGGACGGCTTCGACGTCAAGGGCGGTGTCATCCTGATCGCCGCCACGAACCGTCCCGACATCCTGGACCCGGCGCTGCTGCGTCCCGGCCGGTTCGACCGCCAGGTCACCGTCGACCGTCCCGACCTGGAGGGCCGCAAGGGCATCCTGCGGGTGCACGGGCGCGGCAAGCCGTTCGCCCCGGACGTCGACCTCGACGTCATCGCGCGGCGCACCCCCGGGTTCACCGGCGCCGACCTGTCCAACGTGATCAACGAGGCGGCGCTGCTGACCGCGCGGTTCGACCGCAAGCTGATCGACATGGACACCCTCGAGGAGTCCATCGACCGCGTCATGGCCGGGCCGGAACGCAAGACCCGGGTGATGTCGGAGAAGGAAAAGAAGATCATCGCCTACCACGAGGGCGGGCACGCGCTGGTGGCGCACGCGCTGCCGAACTCCGACCCCGTGCACAAGGTGACGATCCTGCCTCGCGGCCGGGCCCTGGGCTACACCATGACCCTGCCGATGGAGGACAAGTTCCTCACGACGCGTTCGGAGATGACCGACCAGCTCGCGATGCTGCTTGGCGGCCGTACGGCCGAGGAGCTCGTGTTCCACGAGCCCACGACCGGCGCGTCCAACGACATCGAGAAGGCCAGCTCGATCGCGCGCAACATGGTGACCGAGTACGGCATGAGCGAGCGTCTGGGCGCCCGCAAGTTCGGCTCGGGTCAGGGCGAGGTCTTCCTCGGCCGCGACATGGGCCACGAGCGCGACTACTCCGAGGACATCGCGTCCGCGATCGACGACGAGGTCCGCCGCTACATCGAGACGGCGCACGACACCGCCTGGGAGATCCTCACCGAGTACCGGGACGTCCTGGACGAGCTCGTCGTGAACCTCATGGAGAAGGAGACCCTCTCGAAGGACCAGGTGCTGCAGGTCTTCGCGCCGATCCAGAAGAGGCCGCACCAGAACTCCTACACCGGGTACGGCAAGCGCCTCCCGTCGGACCGCCCGCCGGTGCTGACGGCCAAGGAGCTCGCCCTGCTCGGCCCGCAGGAGGTCACCGACCTCACCAAGGGGAACGGTCAGGGCAACGGGCAGAGCAGTGTGCCGGGTCCGGAGACGACCGACCCGCTCAAGGGCGAAGGCTGACCGCGTTGACCGATCCGTTCGATGACGCTCCCCTGCCCGACGCGCCCCCCGGGTTCGATCAGGGCAGGATCGAGAAGGCCGTGCGCGAGATCCTGTTCGCGATCGGGGAGAACCCCGATCGCGACGGGCTCCGCGACACGCCCGCGCGCGTCGCGCGTGCGTACGCCGAGCAGTTCGCCGGCCTGAGGCAGAGCCCCGAAGAGGCGCTCACCACGGTGTTCGACGCCGGCCATGAGGAAATGGTCCTGGTGAAGGACATCGGGGTGTACAGCGTCTGCGAACACCACCTCGTCCCGTTCCATGGTGTGGCCCACGTCGGGTACACGCCGAACGAGAAGGGGCAGATCACCGGGCTGTCGAAGCTGGCCCGGCTGGTGGACGTGTACGCACGGCGGCCGCAGGTGCAGGAGCGTCTGACGAGCCAGGTCGCCGACGCGCTCATGAACGTCCTGTCGCCGCGCGGGGCGATCGTGGTGATCGAGGCCGAGCACCTGTGCATGACGATGCGGGGCGTGCGCAAGCCCGGCGCGCGGACGGTGACGTCCGCCGTCCGCGGCGACTTCCGCGATCACCCGGAGACGCGGGCCGAGGCGATGAGCCTGATTTTGGGCCGCTCCTGACTTCGACCCGACTCCGAACCCGTGCGAACACCGGAACGGGCCTCAGCGACGAGCTGAGGCCCGTTCCGGCGCGTTCGGGGTGGGTGTGCAGGCGGCACGCGGCAGGTGGCGCGCGGCCCGGCACGCGGCGGGACCGCCCGTCCGGAGGGCGAGATCGAGACACCGAGACCACGACATAGGGTTGATGCCATGACCGCTGCCGCCGTTCCAGGACTGCCCGCACCGGGCCGGTGCCTCGTCATGGGCGTGGTCAACGTGACGCCCGACTCCTTCTCGGACGGCGGCGCCTGGTTCGACCACGAGAAGGCGATCCACCACGGGCTGAACCTCGCCGCGGAGGGCGCCGACATCGTCGACGTGGGAGGCGAGTCGACCCGTCCGGGCGCGCAGCGCGTGTCCCGCGAGGAGGAGCTGCGGCGGGTGGTGCCCGTCATCGAGGCGCTCACCGCCGAGGGCGTCCCGGTCAGCGTCGACACCATGCGCGCGGAGGTCGCCGAGGCCGCGATCGAAGCGGGCGCCCGGCTCGTCAACGACGTGAGCGGCGGCCTGGCCGACCCCGACATGCCCCGCGCGGTCGCCCGCACGGGCATCCCGTACGTCGTGATGCACTGGCGGGGCCACAGTCACGACATGCAGACCCGCGCCCTGTACCAGGACGTTGTCCGTGAAGTACGCGACGAACTGCTGCAGAGAGTGGAGGTCGTCCTGGAAGAGGGGCTCGATCCGTCCAAGGTGATCCTCGACCCGGGCCT
The nucleotide sequence above comes from Actinomadura algeriensis. Encoded proteins:
- a CDS encoding zinc-dependent metalloprotease is translated as MIDWNVAVQAGTRLVRPGPQVSHAEAREVVAELRELSKLAHGHVREFTGMPSELDPDPATIVDRPGWIRANVDGFRVVLEPLMEQMSERRGPGPLGGAGNLVVDAVGSRVTGAQVGAILAYMASRVLGQYELFLPPDPDGRAPTGRLTLVAPNIVHVEQELRVDPRDFRLWVCLHEETHRAQFTAVPWLREYVQNQMTQFLLASDLDPGAMLDRIKDAAEAVADAVRGGESNLIDAIQSPEQREILDRLTAAMTLAEGHGDYVMDAVGPEVVPSVQQIRNRFQGRREGGSRMDKTIRRLLGLDLKMKQYAEGSRFVRRVVTEVGMSGFNKVWDSPESLPTHVEIKEPELWIERVVGPRAIDAVPPEANEA
- the tilS gene encoding tRNA lysidine(34) synthetase TilS, whose product is MLTDLPSPDGPEDGPEGGPAGRPVGRPAGMVLAACSGGADSLALAGALAFVAPRLGIAAGAVTIDHGLQEGSGARADAVVRTLADLGLDPVGSVAVTVGTQGGMENAARDARYAALDDAALRLGASAVLLGHTLNDQAETVLLGLARGSGARSLSGMPPEFTRRAVAPSGRRDVSDVRYLRPLLELDRTTTRRACLAMGLEPWDDPHNDDPAYTRVRVRSDALPALEKALGPGVTEALARTARMLREDADVLDDLATRAYADLDAPEQGYAVAVRLDGLAELPRAVRTRVLRTAAVKAGSPPGTLAAVHVDAVDRLVTAWHGQRHVDLPGGLRACRRYGKLLFGPV
- the hpt gene encoding hypoxanthine phosphoribosyltransferase, which translates into the protein MDEKDLGDDLAKVLIPEADLQAKVRELAGQIDADYAGRDLLLVGVLKGAVMIMADLARELHTPASMDWMAVSSYGSGTKSSGVVRILKDLDTDILDRDVLIVEDIVDSGLTLSWLVSNLRSRGPASLEICALLRKPEAVQADLDVKYIGFDIPNEFVIGYGLDYAERYRNLPFVGTLAPHVYGGDGA
- the ftsH gene encoding ATP-dependent zinc metalloprotease FtsH, translating into MDVKRYFRGPLLWILLFGLLIALVMWGVNPGRSYEKVDTSKVVQEIAQGKVKSAKIIDKDQRIEVTLKSGEQQQASWVSGQGLELQNQLQKQAAAGTMPGGYDIEVPQQSMFVSLLFSLLPIVIIVLIFLFIMNQMQGGGSRVMNFGKSKAKLITKDTPKTTFADVAGAEEALEELEEIKDFLQNPAKFQSIGAKIPKGVLLYGPPGTGKTLLARAVAGEAGVPFYSISGSDFVEMFVGVGASRVRDLFEQAKTNAPSIIFIDEIDAVGRHRGAGLGGGHDEREQTLNQLLVEMDGFDVKGGVILIAATNRPDILDPALLRPGRFDRQVTVDRPDLEGRKGILRVHGRGKPFAPDVDLDVIARRTPGFTGADLSNVINEAALLTARFDRKLIDMDTLEESIDRVMAGPERKTRVMSEKEKKIIAYHEGGHALVAHALPNSDPVHKVTILPRGRALGYTMTLPMEDKFLTTRSEMTDQLAMLLGGRTAEELVFHEPTTGASNDIEKASSIARNMVTEYGMSERLGARKFGSGQGEVFLGRDMGHERDYSEDIASAIDDEVRRYIETAHDTAWEILTEYRDVLDELVVNLMEKETLSKDQVLQVFAPIQKRPHQNSYTGYGKRLPSDRPPVLTAKELALLGPQEVTDLTKGNGQGNGQSSVPGPETTDPLKGEG
- the folE gene encoding GTP cyclohydrolase I FolE; amino-acid sequence: MTDPFDDAPLPDAPPGFDQGRIEKAVREILFAIGENPDRDGLRDTPARVARAYAEQFAGLRQSPEEALTTVFDAGHEEMVLVKDIGVYSVCEHHLVPFHGVAHVGYTPNEKGQITGLSKLARLVDVYARRPQVQERLTSQVADALMNVLSPRGAIVVIEAEHLCMTMRGVRKPGARTVTSAVRGDFRDHPETRAEAMSLILGRS
- the folP gene encoding dihydropteroate synthase, which translates into the protein MTAAAVPGLPAPGRCLVMGVVNVTPDSFSDGGAWFDHEKAIHHGLNLAAEGADIVDVGGESTRPGAQRVSREEELRRVVPVIEALTAEGVPVSVDTMRAEVAEAAIEAGARLVNDVSGGLADPDMPRAVARTGIPYVVMHWRGHSHDMQTRALYQDVVREVRDELLQRVEVVLEEGLDPSKVILDPGLGFAKNPTAGHNWSLLAHLDAFTSTGYPVLVGASRKSFLGRLLTDADGTPRPFGECDDATVAITSLVAAAGGWCVRVHRVRPNADAVRIAAAVRAAAGEPAGKTDRDAAAGRADSGSDRP